A window of Rhizobium sp. BT04 genomic DNA:
GTCTCCTTGTTCCGCCGTGTCAGATGCCGCTAGAGATCAAGATGCAGCGTGTTTCCCTCGAAGCGGGAAACACAGATCATCACCTTGCGCCCGGATGCTTTTTCTTCGCTCGTCAGATAGACGTCATGGTGCAGCAGCTTGCCGTCGCAGGTGACGACTGCGGTTTCGCATTGACCGCAGGCGCCGCCGCGACAGAGGAAGGGCGCGTCGACGCCCGCCGCCTCGATCGCTTCCAGCATGCTTTCGTGATGGCCGACCTTCACGGTCTTGCCGGATCGCAGGAGTTCGATCGCGAAGGGTTTGCCGGGCAGCGACGACAGGAACCGTTCCGAATGCAGGTTCTGCTCCGGCCAGCCGGCGTTGAGACCGCTTTTCAGCACGCCGTCGATCATGCCGGAGGGGCCGCAGACATAGAGATGCGTGCCGAGCGGCTGGCTATCGAGCAGGCGCGTCAGCGGGATGGCGCCGCCTTCGGCATCGCAATGGATCTTAATCCGATGCGGACCATAGCGCTCCTGGAGTTCCCGCCAATAGGCGCCGCGGTCGCGCGTGCGGATGGCATAATGCAGTTCGAAATTGGCGCCCTCGCGGGAAAACTGCTCCATCATCGCAATGAAGGGAGTGATGCCGATGCCGCCGGCGATCAGAAGATGCTTGCGCCCGCGCCAGTCCGGCTGGAAGAGGTTGACGGGATAGCTGACCTTCAGCTCGTCGCCTTCCCGCACCTTCTCATGCATGAAGGTGGAGCCGCCGCGTGAATCCTCGACATGCAGCACGCTGATCTCATAGGCCGCGCAATCATGCGGCGGCGACATCAGCGAATAGGCGTTGCGGCGCATGTGGCCGCCATCGTTCATCGAAACGATGACATGCGCGCCGCCGGAGAAATATGGCATCGGCTTGCCGTCGAGGCGCTCGAAGCGAAAGCGCTTGATGCGTTCGGCGATCGGCGTGATGCGCGCCACGCGGACGGGAATTTCAGTGCCACCGCTCAAAGGAACAACTCCTCCGGCTCGGGTGCACTGCCGGGCTCTTCCGCATCGATATTGACGCCCTGGAAGGCGGCGAGCCGGCGCGAATAATGATCGCGCACCAGAAGCGAGAGCCCGCAATGGCTGCAGGCGAAGGGGCTGGTGGTGACGTCGTCGGTGATGCCTTTGCAATGGACGCATTGCACGCGCCTGGCCAGCGAGCCGCG
This region includes:
- a CDS encoding PDR/VanB family oxidoreductase, giving the protein MSGGTEIPVRVARITPIAERIKRFRFERLDGKPMPYFSGGAHVIVSMNDGGHMRRNAYSLMSPPHDCAAYEISVLHVEDSRGGSTFMHEKVREGDELKVSYPVNLFQPDWRGRKHLLIAGGIGITPFIAMMEQFSREGANFELHYAIRTRDRGAYWRELQERYGPHRIKIHCDAEGGAIPLTRLLDSQPLGTHLYVCGPSGMIDGVLKSGLNAGWPEQNLHSERFLSSLPGKPFAIELLRSGKTVKVGHHESMLEAIEAAGVDAPFLCRGGACGQCETAVVTCDGKLLHHDVYLTSEEKASGRKVMICVSRFEGNTLHLDL